The following proteins are encoded in a genomic region of Enterocloster clostridioformis:
- a CDS encoding carbohydrate ABC transporter permease yields MDKKRKLMGTSRERSEFLWGWLFILPTMVGLIILNLIPIFQTIYQSFFKTGDFGRGNIFVGLDNYVKVFGDKEVWQALINTLKYAIVEVPFSIAIALVLAVLLNRKMRGRSVYRTIIFLPMVAAPAAVAMVWRWLFNSDFGLINNLFHIHVKWISDPRIAVFSIAVIGVWSILGYNMVLFLSGLQEIPHDYYEAAEIDGATGVKSFFYITIPLLSPTIFFVLVTRVISSLQVFDLIYMVIDKTNPALEKTQSLVYLFYKYAFINKNMGYGATIVVLLLVLTMILTVFQMIGQKKWVFYN; encoded by the coding sequence ATGGATAAAAAGAGAAAACTTATGGGAACAAGCAGAGAGCGCAGTGAATTTCTATGGGGCTGGCTGTTTATTTTGCCAACGATGGTAGGGTTGATTATTTTGAATCTCATTCCTATTTTTCAGACAATTTACCAAAGTTTCTTCAAAACAGGGGACTTTGGAAGAGGAAATATTTTTGTTGGATTGGATAATTATGTGAAGGTATTCGGAGATAAAGAAGTATGGCAGGCTCTGATTAATACATTAAAATATGCGATTGTGGAAGTTCCGTTTTCCATTGCTATCGCACTGGTTCTGGCAGTTCTTCTGAACAGAAAGATGAGAGGACGTTCTGTATATAGAACCATCATATTCCTTCCGATGGTTGCGGCTCCGGCAGCAGTGGCTATGGTATGGCGATGGTTATTCAACTCAGATTTTGGATTGATTAATAATCTGTTCCATATTCATGTAAAATGGATTTCTGATCCGAGGATCGCGGTATTTTCGATTGCAGTGATTGGTGTCTGGTCAATACTTGGATACAACATGGTACTATTTCTTTCCGGGCTGCAGGAGATTCCCCATGATTATTATGAGGCGGCAGAAATTGACGGGGCAACAGGAGTGAAAAGCTTTTTTTACATCACAATTCCTTTATTGTCCCCGACAATTTTCTTTGTGCTGGTAACCCGCGTAATTAGTTCCCTTCAGGTATTCGACTTGATTTACATGGTAATAGATAAGACGAATCCGGCACTTGAAAAGACACAGTCACTGGTATATTTATTCTATAAATACGCATTCATTAATAAGAATATGGGATATGGCGCAACGATTGTTGTTCTCCTTCTTGTTCTTACGATGATTCTTACCGTATTCCAGATGATTGGACAGAAAAAATGGGTATTCTATAATTAG
- a CDS encoding YesL family protein, which translates to MNLLNENNVVHIFLNKIGDIVIANLIFLLCCIPIITIGPSLTALYHCMLRSIKGNDYGTIRTFFHALKENFVQSLIVWLSMIAAAFILITNIGFLWSSPSITGQLLLCASFGVAVLLLILALYIFPVIAVFSNTTRQLVKNAFAFAFMHIPSTLAIVTISTLPMIMTYLDLKLLPLYAYCWFFFGFGLTAYINSLLFYRMFRPYL; encoded by the coding sequence ATGAATCTATTGAATGAAAACAACGTAGTCCATATCTTTTTAAATAAAATCGGCGATATTGTAATTGCGAATCTGATCTTCCTTCTGTGCTGTATTCCCATCATTACTATCGGTCCCTCCCTTACTGCACTGTATCATTGTATGCTCCGTTCAATCAAGGGAAATGACTATGGAACAATCCGCACCTTCTTCCACGCCTTGAAGGAAAACTTTGTGCAGTCATTGATTGTCTGGCTTAGCATGATTGCCGCAGCCTTTATCTTAATCACGAACATTGGATTTTTGTGGTCCTCCCCATCCATCACAGGACAACTCCTACTCTGCGCATCATTTGGAGTGGCTGTACTACTGCTCATTCTGGCGCTTTACATATTCCCAGTGATTGCAGTATTTTCTAACACTACCAGACAGCTTGTCAAAAATGCGTTTGCTTTCGCCTTTATGCACATTCCATCTACTTTAGCGATTGTGACAATTTCAACGCTCCCTATGATTATGACTTATTTAGACTTAAAACTTTTGCCGCTTTATGCCTATTGCTGGTTCTTTTTTGGATTTGGTTTAACCGCCTACATCAATTCCCTTTTGTTTTACAGAATGTTCAGGCCTTACTTGTAA
- a CDS encoding LysR family transcriptional regulator codes for MIRKLQQHGEPPHAEKLLHQNKNRRHHNSRKNQIHDLRIGRNQQRARLQAMNHYKLMMGCVMNTKACEYIVAIAEKKNLSAAAASLGISQPTLSSFLSNTERNLKQTLFTRQKKNLSRPRLDRSIWKPVGK; via the coding sequence ATGATACGGAAGCTTCAGCAGCATGGGGAACCACCTCATGCCGAAAAACTGCTCCACCAAAACAAAAACCGCAGACACCATAACAGCCGCAAAAATCAGATACACGATCTGCGGATTGGAAGAAATCAGCAGAGGGCCAGGCTGCAGGCCATGAATCATTACAAACTTATGATGGGGTGTGTGATGAATACAAAAGCCTGCGAATACATTGTGGCGATTGCAGAAAAAAAGAACCTGTCTGCGGCAGCGGCCAGCCTAGGGATCTCCCAGCCCACATTATCTTCCTTTTTAAGCAATACGGAACGGAATTTAAAACAGACACTTTTCACCCGGCAAAAAAAGAATTTGTCCCGACCCCGGCTGGACAGATCTATCTGGAAGCCTGTCGGGAAATAA
- a CDS encoding carbohydrate ABC transporter permease, which translates to MASMETKRKISTIVIHIVLVLISITMMVPFLWMILTSFKSVTEATAINPFVIFPKLWRTEAFAAVLNNMNFLMLYKNTFLLILFRVLCAVLTATMAGYAFARLHFKGRNFCFSLVLFQMMVPVQIFIIPQYLMISKMGMLNTIFALVFPGMVTAFGTFLLRQGYMGLPNDLEEAARLDGCNIGQTFLYIMAPLTRSGMVALGIFTAVFAFKDLMWPMIVNTDKDMLVLSSALAKMQGQYVAKFPELMAASLIACVPMIIIYVIFQKQFIEGIATSGGKL; encoded by the coding sequence ATGGCTAGTATGGAAACAAAAAGAAAAATATCTACAATTGTAATACACATTGTATTGGTTCTTATATCGATTACGATGATGGTCCCCTTTTTATGGATGATACTGACATCTTTTAAATCGGTCACAGAAGCCACCGCAATTAATCCTTTTGTAATTTTTCCAAAGTTATGGAGAACAGAGGCGTTCGCAGCAGTTTTGAATAATATGAACTTCCTGATGCTGTATAAAAACACATTTCTGTTAATCCTCTTCCGTGTTTTATGTGCGGTTTTGACGGCAACGATGGCAGGGTATGCATTTGCAAGGCTTCACTTTAAAGGAAGGAACTTTTGTTTCTCATTGGTATTGTTTCAGATGATGGTTCCAGTGCAAATTTTCATTATTCCGCAGTATCTGATGATTAGTAAAATGGGGATGCTGAATACCATTTTTGCATTGGTATTCCCAGGTATGGTAACAGCATTTGGAACGTTCCTTTTGCGTCAGGGATATATGGGGTTGCCAAATGATCTGGAAGAAGCGGCTAGACTGGATGGATGTAACATCGGTCAAACCTTTCTTTATATCATGGCACCGCTGACGAGATCTGGCATGGTGGCACTTGGAATTTTTACAGCAGTTTTTGCATTCAAAGACCTGATGTGGCCGATGATTGTTAATACAGACAAAGACATGTTAGTTCTTTCCTCTGCACTGGCAAAGATGCAGGGACAGTATGTAGCGAAGTTCCCGGAACTGATGGCAGCGTCTTTGATTGCATGTGTACCGATGATTATCATTTATGTGATTTTCCAGAAACAATTTATTGAAGGAATTGCTACCAGCGGTGGTAAATTATAA
- a CDS encoding LysR family transcriptional regulator, with amino-acid sequence MDTRQLEYILTIAEEKNLSRAADRLFLTQSALSQQLSKLEAEGLPPLFTRHKGEMQLTDAGKIYINGARSILKIKGDAQEALKDLSQAKIHHIHIGVCRLFQPLYYERILPWLKRSYPDVEVTAVTPKLGQVRSLLENNEIDLALFASRQRNKFLKYIPLQEDELVTAFLPALEGAPLPLALPAPDTHLRQLADEACGNAQQLMPIYAEPEDLRSAIALAKMGECAALIPKSLVRGTGLACSSLNPPFHYQNTIVIRRGTPLPIIRDICDWIQRYGFRDGCQA; translated from the coding sequence ATGGACACCAGACAATTAGAATACATACTTACCATTGCAGAAGAAAAAAACTTATCCCGGGCGGCGGACCGACTGTTCCTCACCCAGTCCGCCCTCAGTCAGCAGCTCTCCAAGCTGGAGGCCGAGGGACTGCCGCCGCTCTTTACCCGGCACAAGGGAGAAATGCAGCTCACTGATGCCGGGAAAATCTATATCAACGGAGCCCGCTCCATTTTGAAAATCAAGGGGGATGCGCAAGAAGCCTTAAAGGATCTGAGCCAAGCAAAAATCCACCACATCCACATCGGTGTCTGCAGGCTGTTTCAGCCTTTATACTATGAGCGGATCCTGCCTTGGCTGAAACGTTCTTACCCGGATGTGGAAGTCACCGCAGTCACCCCGAAGCTAGGGCAAGTCCGCAGCCTGCTGGAAAACAACGAAATCGACTTGGCCCTGTTCGCCTCCCGGCAACGAAACAAATTTTTAAAATACATCCCCTTGCAGGAGGATGAGCTGGTCACTGCCTTCCTCCCCGCCCTGGAAGGCGCTCCCCTCCCTCTGGCTCTCCCGGCACCGGACACCCATCTGCGTCAGCTGGCCGACGAAGCCTGCGGGAACGCCCAGCAGCTGATGCCCATCTACGCCGAACCGGAGGACCTGCGTTCCGCCATCGCTTTAGCCAAAATGGGGGAATGCGCCGCCCTGATCCCAAAAAGCCTGGTGCGCGGAACAGGCCTGGCCTGCTCCAGCTTAAATCCGCCCTTCCATTACCAGAATACTATTGTGATCCGGCGGGGAACTCCTCTGCCCATTATCCGGGATATCTGTGATTGGATCCAGCGTTATGGGTTCCGGGATGGATGCCAGGCGTGA
- a CDS encoding AraC family transcriptional regulator: protein MNHTIEFTNSATYKCLGDMQEGSLELCLTYCGWESCNPAHRFGPNQRASSVLHVIQKGKGTLEINKKVYQLKAGDAFFLPPGVEAWYEADWEEPWCYMWVGFIGINAEEYVSSAGFSLKNPVRKINCVEKVWTYISQMLEAHQLTYANELRRNAFLRLVLAELIGDYQQTARGANTVHHYSGALYAQHAMEYITYHYNERLKINELADYIGVNRSYLASSFKKTFGCSPQEFLVNLRMEKAKVLLKKQDISISAVANAVGYTDQLAFSKVFKQHFGMSPSTYKDEKNCLVVKTKKEEHKNF, encoded by the coding sequence TTGAATCATACAATAGAATTTACGAATTCAGCAACATATAAATGTCTCGGGGATATGCAGGAAGGTTCACTTGAACTGTGCCTGACGTACTGCGGGTGGGAATCTTGTAACCCAGCCCACAGGTTCGGTCCGAATCAAAGAGCGTCCAGTGTATTGCACGTGATTCAGAAGGGAAAGGGTACCCTGGAAATCAATAAAAAGGTATACCAATTGAAAGCTGGCGATGCATTCTTCTTGCCTCCCGGAGTGGAAGCGTGGTATGAAGCGGATTGGGAAGAACCATGGTGTTATATGTGGGTCGGATTTATCGGAATTAATGCGGAGGAATATGTCAGTAGTGCAGGTTTTAGCCTGAAAAATCCGGTTCGTAAGATTAACTGTGTAGAGAAGGTGTGGACGTACATCAGTCAGATGCTGGAAGCCCACCAATTGACCTATGCCAATGAATTAAGGCGAAATGCTTTCCTTCGACTTGTTCTCGCAGAATTGATCGGTGATTATCAGCAAACGGCAAGGGGAGCCAATACGGTTCATCATTATTCTGGTGCGCTGTATGCACAACATGCGATGGAGTATATCACCTATCACTATAATGAACGCCTAAAAATCAATGAACTGGCAGATTATATTGGTGTAAACAGAAGTTACCTTGCAAGTAGCTTCAAGAAGACGTTTGGATGTTCCCCACAGGAATTCCTGGTGAATCTGCGAATGGAAAAAGCAAAGGTGCTTTTAAAAAAACAAGATATATCCATCAGCGCAGTAGCAAATGCGGTAGGCTATACGGATCAGCTTGCGTTTTCCAAAGTATTCAAGCAGCATTTTGGAATGAGTCCGAGCACGTACAAGGATGAAAAAAACTGTTTGGTAGTTAAAACAAAAAAAGAGGAGCACAAGAATTTTTAG
- a CDS encoding LysR family transcriptional regulator substrate-binding protein, protein MLSLSSQYTDRFTVGVTPHRGSTVFSKAFAQFYRRYPNIYIDIKEGYLVSLLQALDNHETDLVLGSVTKEDMITYNVMQNSIDELYLCVPDFHPLASLASPPTAPKAQINVERFQDTPFVMWGPDTTNRKVVLGRLSEVGMKPTIVYESNNVLLIDQMIQGGVGVGFLPDAYCRPNQHRVYFSLNPPLTCAIGTIYRKNERLTRPQRYFAYLIAKAQMFSVNPWGVDFNELTMELVKEFEEEDGWTPDN, encoded by the coding sequence ATGCTTTCTTTAAGCAGCCAGTACACAGACCGTTTTACGGTCGGCGTTACCCCGCACCGGGGGAGCACTGTATTCAGCAAGGCCTTCGCCCAATTCTATCGCCGCTATCCGAATATTTATATTGATATAAAAGAAGGCTACCTGGTTTCTCTTCTGCAGGCCCTGGACAACCACGAGACAGACCTTGTACTAGGATCCGTCACGAAAGAGGATATGATTACTTACAATGTCATGCAGAACAGCATTGACGAGCTTTATCTCTGTGTCCCCGATTTCCACCCTCTGGCTTCCTTAGCAAGCCCGCCCACGGCACCCAAGGCCCAGATCAATGTGGAACGTTTTCAGGATACGCCTTTTGTCATGTGGGGGCCGGACACCACTAACCGGAAGGTTGTCCTGGGCCGACTGTCGGAAGTCGGCATGAAACCTACCATTGTATACGAAAGCAATAACGTTCTTCTGATCGACCAGATGATCCAGGGCGGAGTAGGGGTGGGGTTTTTGCCGGATGCTTACTGCAGGCCGAACCAGCACCGCGTGTATTTTTCATTAAATCCGCCCCTGACCTGCGCCATCGGAACGATTTACCGAAAAAATGAGCGGCTCACCCGGCCCCAGCGCTATTTCGCTTACCTGATCGCAAAAGCGCAGATGTTTTCCGTCAACCCATGGGGAGTGGACTTTAATGAGCTTACTATGGAGCTGGTAAAAGAATTCGAAGAGGAAGATGGATGGACACCAGACAATTAG
- a CDS encoding alpha-galactosidase, with the protein MAIKYHEKTKTFHIFNKEVSYIIHIMENGQLENLYYGKAVRDKEDFTYLHEECIRSHMSICIPEPGTLSMHYTKQEYPVYGTGDYRSPALSVRQENGSRIVNFTYRSHEIYGGKKNLTPLPAVYTENDEEAQTLEILLHDSLMDTDLVLSYTVFAEMPVLTRNSRIVQKGNQKIVLERAMSASVEFPDMDYEMVHLSGAWARERYVKNRKLEMGIQAVQSLTGTCSSAEHNPFLALKRPHTTEEQGDVYGFSLVYSGNFLAQTEVSTFDITRVMMGIHPEGFHWELSAGEEFQTPEVVMVYSSQGLNKMSQTYHKLYRKRLMRGMWRDQARPILLNNWEATYFDFNEEKILNIAAKAKEAGVELFVLDDGWFGTRNDDYRGLGDWYVNLEKLPDGISGLSHKVEEMGLKFGLWVELEMVNKDSDLYRAHPDWIIGVPERFESHSRHQHVLDFSRKEVVDYIYAMVSKIIRESSISYIKWDMNRYMTEPYSRGLDASSQGEVMHKYILGVYDLYTRLTTEFPEILFESCASGGARFDPAMLYFAPQTWTSDDTDGNERTKIQYGTSYVYPIVSMGTHVSAVPNHQLYRVTPLSTRANVAYFGTFGYELDLNLLSDREMEMVKEQIEFMKENRELIQMDGDFYRLRSPFEGNDTAWMVVSQDKKQAIAGFYQKLNKVNASWLRLKLQGLDKERLYDVQCEETIYQAYGDELMYVGIPLDRERLNKKGGDFASLIYVLKEAEK; encoded by the coding sequence ATGGCGATAAAGTATCATGAAAAAACAAAAACATTTCACATTTTCAACAAAGAAGTGAGTTATATTATCCATATTATGGAGAATGGTCAACTGGAGAACCTGTACTATGGAAAGGCGGTTCGGGATAAAGAAGATTTTACTTATCTTCACGAAGAATGTATACGTTCGCATATGTCGATTTGCATACCGGAACCGGGAACGCTGTCTATGCATTACACAAAGCAGGAATATCCGGTATATGGGACAGGGGATTACAGAAGTCCCGCATTGTCGGTAAGACAAGAAAATGGAAGCAGAATTGTAAATTTCACCTATCGGTCACATGAAATCTATGGTGGCAAAAAAAACCTTACACCGTTACCGGCTGTTTATACTGAAAACGACGAGGAGGCACAGACATTAGAGATTCTGCTTCATGATTCTCTTATGGATACCGATCTGGTGCTTTCTTATACAGTATTTGCAGAGATGCCCGTTCTTACAAGAAATAGCAGGATTGTTCAGAAAGGAAATCAGAAAATCGTACTGGAACGTGCGATGAGTGCAAGTGTAGAATTTCCGGATATGGACTATGAAATGGTGCATCTTTCCGGCGCTTGGGCCAGAGAGCGTTATGTGAAAAACAGGAAGTTGGAAATGGGAATTCAGGCGGTACAGAGTCTGACCGGGACATGTAGTAGTGCAGAGCACAATCCGTTCCTTGCGCTGAAGCGGCCTCACACAACAGAAGAGCAGGGAGATGTATATGGGTTCAGTCTTGTTTACAGTGGAAATTTTCTGGCGCAAACAGAGGTTTCAACTTTTGATATAACCAGAGTTATGATGGGAATTCATCCAGAAGGATTCCACTGGGAATTGAGCGCAGGGGAAGAGTTTCAGACACCGGAAGTTGTTATGGTCTACAGCAGTCAGGGATTAAACAAGATGAGCCAGACGTATCACAAATTGTACCGGAAACGGTTGATGCGAGGGATGTGGAGAGATCAGGCGCGACCGATTCTTCTAAATAACTGGGAAGCTACCTATTTTGATTTCAATGAAGAGAAAATACTAAATATTGCGGCAAAGGCAAAAGAAGCAGGGGTAGAGCTTTTTGTTTTGGATGATGGATGGTTTGGTACCCGAAATGATGATTACAGAGGGTTAGGTGACTGGTATGTGAATCTGGAAAAACTGCCGGATGGTATCTCAGGACTCTCTCACAAAGTGGAAGAAATGGGGTTAAAATTTGGTCTTTGGGTAGAGCTTGAGATGGTAAATAAAGACAGTGACTTGTATCGGGCACATCCTGATTGGATCATAGGGGTTCCGGAGCGGTTTGAATCGCATTCCAGACATCAGCATGTATTAGATTTCTCCAGAAAGGAGGTAGTGGATTACATTTACGCGATGGTTTCCAAAATCATCCGGGAGTCTTCAATCTCTTACATCAAATGGGATATGAATCGGTATATGACAGAACCGTATAGCAGAGGATTGGATGCTTCTTCGCAAGGGGAAGTCATGCATAAATATATCCTTGGAGTGTATGATTTATATACAAGGCTTACAACAGAATTTCCGGAAATTCTCTTTGAATCCTGCGCAAGTGGAGGTGCAAGATTTGACCCGGCGATGTTGTACTTTGCTCCACAGACATGGACAAGTGATGACACAGATGGCAATGAAAGAACAAAAATTCAGTATGGAACTTCCTATGTATATCCAATTGTAAGTATGGGGACCCATGTATCCGCAGTGCCGAATCATCAGCTTTACAGAGTTACTCCGCTTTCAACAAGAGCAAATGTTGCATATTTTGGCACATTCGGGTATGAATTGGATCTCAATTTGTTAAGTGATAGAGAGATGGAGATGGTCAAAGAACAGATTGAATTCATGAAGGAGAACAGAGAATTGATTCAAATGGATGGCGATTTCTACAGATTACGCAGCCCGTTTGAGGGAAATGATACAGCATGGATGGTAGTTTCACAGGACAAAAAACAAGCGATTGCCGGATTTTATCAAAAGTTGAATAAAGTAAATGCGTCTTGGCTGCGTTTAAAGCTTCAAGGGTTGGACAAAGAAAGACTCTATGATGTACAATGTGAAGAAACCATATATCAGGCGTATGGTGATGAACTCATGTATGTCGGAATACCTTTGGACAGAGAGCGTTTAAATAAAAAAGGAGGAGATTTCGCGTCGTTGATTTATGTACTCAAGGAGGCTGAAAAATAA
- a CDS encoding IS256 family transposase — MTEGKRNIVHQLLEEYDIQTAEDIQEALKDLLGSTLKEMMEAEMDEHLGYGRSERSDSDDYRNGYKPKRINSSFGSMDIQVPQDRKSTFEPQVVRKRQKDISGIDQKIISMYAKGMTTRQISDTLMDIYGFEASEGFISDVTDKILPQIEDWQNRPLEEVYPVVYIDAIHYSVREDGVIRKLAAYVILGLTLEGKKEVLSIQIGENESSKYWLCVLNELKNRGVKDILILCSDGLTGIKEAITAAFPKTEQQRCIVHMVRNTLKYVSDKDRKAFATDLKTIYHAANEEKALEALEKVTEKWTPKYPNSMKRWHDNWDVVSPIFKFSMEVRKVIYTTNAIESLNSTYRKLNRQRSVFPGSTALLKALYLATFEATKKWTMPIRNWGQVYGELSIMYEGRLPE, encoded by the coding sequence ATGACGGAGGGGAAAAGGAACATCGTCCATCAGCTCCTGGAAGAGTATGACATCCAGACTGCGGAGGATATCCAGGAAGCCCTCAAAGACCTGCTGGGGAGCACCCTGAAGGAGATGATGGAAGCGGAGATGGATGAGCATCTCGGCTATGGGAGGTCAGAACGGTCGGATTCGGATGATTACCGCAATGGCTACAAGCCCAAGCGGATCAACAGCAGCTTCGGGAGCATGGACATCCAGGTGCCCCAGGACAGGAAGTCCACGTTTGAACCCCAGGTGGTAAGAAAGCGCCAGAAGGACATTTCCGGCATTGACCAGAAGATCATATCCATGTATGCAAAAGGCATGACAACCCGCCAAATCTCGGATACCTTGATGGACATTTATGGTTTTGAGGCTTCGGAAGGGTTCATCTCGGACGTGACGGACAAGATACTGCCGCAGATTGAAGACTGGCAGAACCGCCCGCTGGAGGAAGTCTATCCCGTGGTCTACATCGACGCAATCCATTATTCCGTGCGGGAGGACGGGGTAATCCGCAAGCTTGCCGCCTATGTCATCCTCGGCCTTACGCTGGAAGGTAAAAAGGAAGTCCTGAGCATACAGATCGGGGAGAATGAAAGCTCCAAGTACTGGCTCTGCGTTCTGAACGAGTTGAAGAACCGCGGTGTGAAGGATATCCTCATTCTCTGCTCGGACGGGCTCACGGGCATTAAGGAAGCCATAACGGCGGCATTCCCGAAGACGGAGCAGCAGCGCTGCATCGTACATATGGTACGGAACACGCTGAAATACGTCTCCGACAAGGACCGGAAAGCATTTGCCACGGACCTGAAAACCATCTACCATGCCGCAAACGAGGAAAAGGCGCTGGAGGCGCTGGAGAAGGTGACGGAAAAGTGGACGCCAAAGTACCCCAACTCAATGAAACGCTGGCATGACAACTGGGATGTGGTATCCCCCATCTTCAAGTTTTCCATGGAGGTCAGGAAGGTGATCTATACTACCAACGCGATCGAGAGCCTCAACTCTACCTACCGGAAGCTCAACCGCCAGCGGAGCGTGTTCCCGGGCAGCACGGCGCTCTTAAAGGCTCTGTACCTGGCCACGTTCGAGGCGACGAAGAAGTGGACCATGCCCATCCGCAACTGGGGGCAGGTCTATGGGGAACTGTCCATTATGTACGAAGGCAGACTGCCGGAATAA
- a CDS encoding ABC transporter substrate-binding protein, protein MKFKKALAMVLAGAMALSLAACGGNRNSESTDDNKEKSDSGELSVSIWDSYQEPGIKEILADFTEETGIKTKLTVVKWDEYWTMLEAGAQGGSLPDVFWMHSNESERYMSNGMLLDLTDKIAESDTIDPENYPEDIWGLYTYKDKYYAVPKDVDTIALWYNKTMFDEAGLAYPTADWTWDDVTEAAKKLTKEDGSQYGLAMRNDTNQAGYYNMVFDNGGYIINDDRTKSGWDDPKTIEAMETLEGWIQDGVMPSLETMSENSEDVLFQSGKVAMVCQGSWMLPAYKSNEYTAENCDVVELPKNATTGRRASVYNGLGWAASANGKNTENAWKLIEYLGSKEAQEKQAELGVTMSAYKGTSDAWKNSADFNLQAYLNMMDDMEIRPYSRSTVTWENEDSELLKSVYTGQKSMADVCKEMADQMNNKLEEEAQ, encoded by the coding sequence ATGAAATTTAAGAAGGCGTTGGCTATGGTGTTGGCAGGGGCTATGGCACTTTCACTGGCAGCATGCGGAGGAAACCGAAACAGTGAAAGTACAGATGACAACAAGGAAAAATCAGACAGCGGAGAACTCTCTGTTTCTATCTGGGATTCTTATCAGGAGCCTGGAATCAAAGAGATTCTCGCAGATTTCACAGAAGAGACAGGAATTAAAACAAAGCTTACTGTGGTAAAATGGGACGAGTATTGGACCATGCTGGAAGCAGGTGCACAGGGCGGCTCTCTTCCAGATGTATTTTGGATGCACTCGAACGAAAGTGAAAGATACATGTCTAACGGTATGCTTCTAGACTTAACAGATAAAATTGCGGAAAGTGATACCATTGATCCTGAAAATTATCCAGAGGATATTTGGGGATTGTACACATATAAAGATAAATATTACGCAGTGCCAAAGGACGTGGATACAATCGCTCTGTGGTACAATAAGACGATGTTTGATGAAGCAGGGCTTGCATATCCTACTGCAGACTGGACATGGGACGATGTGACAGAAGCGGCAAAGAAGCTGACAAAAGAAGATGGAAGTCAGTATGGGCTTGCAATGAGAAATGACACCAATCAGGCTGGTTATTACAATATGGTTTTCGATAACGGCGGGTATATCATTAATGATGACAGGACAAAATCAGGCTGGGATGATCCGAAGACAATTGAAGCAATGGAAACATTAGAAGGTTGGATTCAGGATGGTGTGATGCCTTCTCTGGAGACGATGTCTGAAAACAGTGAGGATGTTTTGTTCCAGTCGGGTAAAGTTGCGATGGTATGCCAAGGTTCCTGGATGCTTCCAGCCTATAAGTCTAATGAGTACACGGCTGAGAACTGTGATGTTGTAGAACTTCCGAAAAATGCAACAACAGGAAGAAGAGCTTCCGTATACAATGGGCTTGGATGGGCTGCATCAGCCAACGGCAAAAATACGGAAAATGCATGGAAGTTAATTGAATATTTGGGTTCCAAAGAGGCACAGGAAAAACAGGCAGAACTTGGTGTTACGATGTCCGCATACAAGGGAACATCTGACGCATGGAAAAATTCAGCAGACTTCAATTTACAGGCTTATTTGAACATGATGGATGATATGGAAATCAGGCCATATTCAAGATCTACCGTAACTTGGGAGAATGAGGACAGTGAGTTGTTAAAGAGTGTTTACACAGGCCAAAAGAGTATGGCAGATGTGTGCAAAGAGATGGCAGATCAGATGAACAATAAGCTAGAGGAAGAAGCACAATAA
- a CDS encoding tripartite tricarboxylate transporter permease: MYLIFAAVMVSAVFVLVEQFFGMRWFPMLLKLPYHYLYGVILVMCFIGAFTSTNTTFNVLCVLAFAALGVMLDVFKIPASPLILSFILGGKLEEYFRKGVSYSKGDYSSFITRPVSLLFLLVAVFCVVSPYIKPLLQKKRTA, translated from the coding sequence GTGTATCTGATTTTTGCGGCTGTTATGGTGTCTGCGGTTTTTGTTTTGGTGGAGCAGTTTTTCGGCATGAGGTGGTTCCCCATGCTGCTGAAGCTTCCGTATCATTATCTTTATGGCGTGATTCTGGTGATGTGCTTTATCGGCGCGTTTACCAGCACCAATACTACCTTTAACGTGCTCTGTGTGCTGGCCTTTGCGGCTCTGGGGGTGATGCTGGATGTGTTCAAGATTCCTGCCAGCCCGCTGATTCTGTCCTTTATTCTGGGCGGCAAGCTGGAGGAATATTTCCGCAAGGGAGTCAGCTATTCCAAGGGTGATTACAGCAGCTTTATCACCCGTCCGGTATCCCTGCTCTTTTTGCTGGTGGCCGTGTTCTGCGTGGTCAGCCCGTACATAAAGCCGCTGCTGCAGAAAAAGAGAACAGCATAA